The genomic interval CGGCAGCGGGATGAACACCGCGACCCGCGACAAGTTCCCGCGCGCGATCCTGCCCCGCACGTTCGACTACGGCTTCACCACCGGCCTGATGCTCAAGGACCTCCAGCTGCTGTCCGAGCAGGCGGCTCAGCAACGGCTGCCGATGTGGGTCGCTGAGTCGGTGCGCCAGCTCTGGACCTACGCGCTCGTCAACGGCGGCGCCGACGAGGACTTCACCACCCTGATCACCCACCTGGAACGCTGGGCGGGCGTGCGGGCGACGTGACGCCGCTGGGGACCCCAGGGGGAGGGGCGGACTACGTGGCGGAGAGGCGGACGGAGAGGTTGCGGCGGTACGCGTCGAGCACGACGGCGAGGATGATGACGCCGCCGGTGATCATCGTGCGCTGGAAGTCGGAGACGCCCATCAGCAGCAGGCCGTTGGTGAGCACGCCGAGCAGGCACGCACCGAGCAGCGTGCCGACGACTGAACCCCGGCCACCGGTGAGGCTCGCGCCGCCGATGACGACGGCCGCGATCGCGTTGAGCTCGTAGCCGTTGCCGAGGATCGGGCTGGCGACGCCGAGGCGCGCCTGGTAGATGATCGCGGCGATGCCGACGGATGCGCCGCCGATCACGAAGCACACGACCTTCACGACGCTGGTGCGGTGGCCGGACAGCCGCACGGCCTCCTCGTTGTTGCCGATGGCGTAGACCATGCGACCGAAGACGGTGCGGGACAGCACGAACCACGCGATGACCACGAGCAGCAGCGCGACGACGAACACGGCGGGCAGGCCGGCGAACGTGGTGATGCCGAACCTGGTGAGACCCGGCGGCAGGTCGTAGATGGTCTGGCCGTCGGTGAACTCCTGTGCGGCTCCGCGAGCGACGTACAACATGCCGAGCGTGATGATGAACGACGGCACCTTCCAGAACTCGGTGACGAAGCCGTTGACGAAGCCGACGATGCCGCCGATCACCAGGCTCAGCACCACTCCGAGCACGACGGCCGCACCGGGCGGCAGGCCGGACGTGATGACCGTGCCGGAGACGACGGCGCACAGCGCGATGACCGAGCCGACCGAGAGGTCGATCCCGCCGACGAGGATCACGAACGTCATACCCACGGCCAGGATCGTGTTGAGCGTGATCTGGGTCATGATGTCGCGGAGGTTCTGCGTCGTGCCGAAGTGCTCGGCGAACAGCAGGAAGAACAACGTCAGCACGATGAGGGCGACGCCGATGCCGGCCTCGCCGAGCACCTGGCTGACCACCCGGTTGGTGGCGACGCTGGAACGCGGGGTCGTCGTCGGACTCACCTGGGATTCCCCTTCATACGGCGGACTCCTTGAGGTACTCGGAGTACGCCAGGTTGAGGACGCGTTCGCCGTCGAACTCGGACCGTGGCACCTCGCCGGCGATGCGGCCGCGGGAGAACACGAGCAGCCGGTCGCAGATGCCGAGCAGCTCGGGCAGGTCGGACGACACGACGAGCACCCCCTTGCCGGCGTCGGCCAGGTCGAGGAGCAGCTGGTGGATCTCGTACCTGGCGCCGACGTCGATGCCGCGCGTCGGCTCGTCGACGATCAGCAGGTCGGTGTCGGCGGCCAGCCACCGGCCGAGGACGACCTTC from Streptosporangiales bacterium carries:
- a CDS encoding ABC transporter permease; protein product: MVSQVLGEAGIGVALIVLTLFFLLFAEHFGTTQNLRDIMTQITLNTILAVGMTFVILVGGIDLSVGSVIALCAVVSGTVITSGLPPGAAVVLGVVLSLVIGGIVGFVNGFVTEFWKVPSFIITLGMLYVARGAAQEFTDGQTIYDLPPGLTRFGITTFAGLPAVFVVALLLVVIAWFVLSRTVFGRMVYAIGNNEEAVRLSGHRTSVVKVVCFVIGGASVGIAAIIYQARLGVASPILGNGYELNAIAAVVIGGASLTGGRGSVVGTLLGACLLGVLTNGLLLMGVSDFQRTMITGGVIILAVVLDAYRRNLSVRLSAT